In Chitinivibrionales bacterium, a single window of DNA contains:
- a CDS encoding beta-ketoacyl-ACP synthase 3, which yields MSDTVFKIPLYLPSQAAAETEATITKWNVAEGDAFKKGQILAEIESAKAAFDFDAPCDGKVIKLIATEGDTVSFEEPVMEIETSDVSMKEAIPSAQAAKGPGKSMPLPSFGPAAAAGNGVHASILGIGGYLPDRVVPNKELLRDFPAVTEDYIYGVTGIRERRWARDGEKPSEMAYHASVEAIRRSGLVGKDIGAIVLATTTPDVVMPSTACILQDLLGLHGIPSFDINAACSGWLYALSVAKGLVATGVADNILVAGVEMQSQLLDKTDMGTYFLFGDGAGAAVVSGARQGHVIKQAVLRADAKGLQLAKRAVPGYKIPLGLENLNPWLRLDGHAMFRFATGGFASIIQEVTARSGWKLEEVNKVVPHQANGRILKAAAQKCGIPFERFHVNIGRVGNTSSASIPLALLDLEKDLSRGDKLVLCSVGAGVTIAALSVEW from the coding sequence GTGAGCGACACTGTTTTCAAGATTCCCCTGTATCTGCCGTCGCAGGCGGCGGCGGAGACCGAGGCGACCATTACAAAGTGGAATGTCGCGGAAGGCGACGCATTCAAAAAAGGCCAGATCCTTGCTGAAATAGAAAGCGCCAAGGCCGCGTTCGACTTCGATGCGCCGTGCGATGGAAAAGTGATCAAGCTCATCGCGACCGAAGGCGACACGGTGTCCTTTGAGGAACCGGTCATGGAAATCGAGACCAGCGATGTTTCCATGAAGGAAGCCATTCCCTCGGCGCAGGCGGCAAAAGGGCCGGGGAAAAGCATGCCGCTTCCCAGCTTCGGGCCCGCGGCCGCCGCGGGAAACGGCGTTCACGCGAGCATTCTCGGCATCGGCGGCTACCTTCCCGACCGCGTTGTTCCCAACAAGGAGCTGCTGCGGGATTTTCCCGCAGTCACCGAAGATTACATTTACGGCGTCACCGGCATCCGCGAGCGGCGCTGGGCCAGGGACGGCGAAAAACCGTCCGAAATGGCTTATCACGCCTCGGTGGAGGCGATACGCCGCAGCGGCCTCGTGGGCAAGGACATCGGCGCCATCGTGCTCGCCACCACCACGCCCGACGTGGTGATGCCGTCCACCGCGTGCATCCTCCAGGACCTGCTCGGCCTGCACGGCATTCCCTCGTTCGACATCAACGCGGCGTGCTCGGGCTGGCTCTACGCGCTGTCGGTGGCGAAGGGGCTCGTCGCCACGGGCGTCGCCGACAACATTTTGGTGGCGGGCGTGGAGATGCAGTCGCAGCTTCTTGACAAAACAGACATGGGCACCTACTTTCTGTTCGGCGACGGCGCCGGCGCCGCCGTGGTGTCGGGCGCGCGGCAGGGCCACGTGATCAAGCAGGCGGTGCTGCGGGCCGACGCCAAGGGCCTCCAGCTTGCCAAGCGTGCTGTGCCCGGATATAAAATTCCGCTCGGTCTCGAAAACCTCAACCCGTGGCTCAGGCTCGACGGCCACGCCATGTTCCGCTTCGCCACCGGCGGGTTCGCGTCCATCATCCAGGAGGTGACCGCCCGGAGCGGCTGGAAGCTCGAGGAAGTGAACAAGGTGGTGCCGCACCAGGCCAACGGGCGCATCCTCAAGGCCGCGGCGCAGAAATGCGGCATCCCGTTCGAGCGGTTCCACGTCAACATCGGCCGCGTGGGCAACACGTCAAGCGCCAGCATCCCCCTCGCGCTGCTCGATCTCGAAAAGGACCTTTCGCGCGGCGACAAGCTCGTGCTCTGCTCCGTGGGCGCCGGCGTCACCATCGCCGCGCTCTCCGTGGAATGGTAA
- the radC gene encoding DNA repair protein RadC — protein sequence MTAGEHHGHRERLLSRFEKAGLASLADYEIVELLLSCVIPRKDTKPLAKALLARFKTVSGVLHASAPELAEVKGIGRRSSLLLALMRELMAYCMKEKYEKRPLAHHRRDVEEYLRFAFGRRGDEYVAALYLDGGHNIIATEIVSEGTVNQCAVYPRQIVEKAVQCKAASIILAHNHPGGAAGPSEADWNITERLFKIGKLMEIPLLDHVIVTRDAAVSLCEMPRWPK from the coding sequence GTGACGGCCGGCGAACACCACGGGCACCGGGAACGCCTGCTTTCCCGTTTCGAAAAGGCCGGGCTGGCCTCGCTCGCCGATTACGAGATCGTGGAGCTCCTCCTTTCCTGCGTCATCCCCCGCAAAGACACCAAGCCCCTTGCCAAAGCGCTTCTCGCCCGGTTCAAGACCGTGAGCGGCGTGCTCCACGCAAGCGCGCCCGAACTCGCGGAAGTCAAGGGCATCGGCCGGCGCTCGTCGCTGCTGCTCGCGCTCATGCGCGAGCTGATGGCCTACTGCATGAAGGAGAAATACGAGAAGCGGCCGCTCGCGCACCACCGCAGGGACGTTGAGGAATATCTCAGGTTCGCGTTCGGCCGGCGCGGGGACGAATACGTGGCCGCCCTGTACCTCGACGGCGGCCACAACATCATCGCCACCGAAATCGTGAGCGAGGGCACGGTGAACCAGTGCGCCGTGTATCCGCGGCAGATCGTGGAGAAGGCGGTGCAGTGCAAGGCCGCGTCGATCATCCTCGCGCACAACCACCCGGGCGGCGCGGCCGGCCCCAGCGAGGCCGACTGGAACATCACCGAGCGGCTTTTCAAAATAGGAAAGCTCATGGAGATCCCGCTGCTTGACCACGTGATAGTGACCCGCGACGCGGCGGTGAGCCTATGCGAGATGCCGAGATGGCCGAAGTAA
- a CDS encoding TonB-dependent receptor — protein MKHCCPIILCVIINVVLAQAGGITGVVTNAQSGKKIVGATIIITGSGRIAQSDSTGGYAFDSVAPGSYNLQFAHPAFESLAVSDVYVSGDAVKRCDADLNPRKAAVDRMTVRATSFRRPPDMTSSTKIISGDELLRAPGVLMDVQRVVANLPSVSSGGDNTNEIVVRGGAPGENLFLLDNIEIPNPNHFAEQGTGGGVISLVNPLLVKGLTFNAGAPPAQYGGKASSVLDVKLRDGSTDMVLGGVDLGIAGAGVHLEGPLFSKQANFMFSATKSYLDFISHTSFNNQTAAVPEYWGLEARVADNTADHKIYANAIYGDNGITIDSASERYGTKGSTLVSGGYVYAGGVTWEQFVTSRLSTMVTVSGTGNTFDRLEYTASDTFFKNTSIEQEQECKAQASLDFEGNNRLTVGAFVKRADFTVNMHDWPDTLRQYAGAADTFKPEPLAGPPVVWERYVDERDIGYKYGAFASGIWRPAPRLRVVPGLRFDAFTINKSYTVSPRLSASWAILPQLEATTAAGVQYQDPDYADLAACAFNKALKPKRAATGIGGLEYQFGASGVKCAAEGFYKRYDDMPVDSFLLSSTPPVPDKFNHSLARVSIGKGRSYGLELFAEKKLTKEFSWSAAYSLSKSEDLDPRPGHEGQWYRGDFDYINSLTLTGGWKKELLHYVWYKSLAGKLWFKILSPVMPVADRNEVSARWRYLGPRPHTSPEYDTVYHRWFINSAAALNSDVYGEYHKLDLRWERRFGFGFLQMIYYFDLQNVYDRKNIWTRLYTDGRSGPANVYQLSFFPAGGIIIGF, from the coding sequence ATGAAACATTGCTGCCCGATCATCCTGTGTGTCATTATAAATGTTGTATTGGCCCAGGCCGGCGGCATCACCGGCGTCGTGACCAATGCCCAGAGCGGAAAAAAAATCGTCGGGGCCACCATCATCATCACGGGATCCGGCAGAATTGCCCAATCGGACAGCACCGGCGGCTATGCGTTTGATTCCGTCGCGCCGGGGAGCTACAACCTTCAGTTCGCTCATCCCGCCTTTGAATCGCTCGCCGTTTCCGACGTGTACGTTTCCGGCGATGCCGTAAAGCGCTGCGACGCCGACCTGAATCCCCGCAAGGCGGCGGTCGACCGCATGACCGTGCGCGCCACGTCGTTTCGGCGACCGCCCGACATGACCTCGTCGACCAAGATCATCTCCGGCGACGAGCTGCTGCGCGCGCCCGGGGTCCTCATGGACGTGCAGCGCGTGGTGGCAAACCTGCCGAGCGTGAGCTCGGGCGGCGACAACACCAACGAGATCGTGGTGCGCGGCGGCGCGCCGGGCGAGAACCTGTTCCTCCTTGACAACATAGAGATCCCCAACCCCAACCATTTCGCGGAGCAGGGCACGGGCGGCGGCGTTATCTCCCTTGTCAATCCACTGCTTGTCAAGGGGCTCACGTTCAACGCGGGCGCGCCGCCCGCGCAGTACGGCGGCAAGGCCTCGAGCGTGCTCGACGTGAAGCTGCGCGACGGCAGCACCGACATGGTGCTGGGCGGGGTTGACCTGGGCATTGCCGGCGCGGGCGTTCACTTGGAAGGCCCGCTGTTTTCCAAGCAGGCCAACTTCATGTTCTCGGCCACAAAGAGCTACCTCGATTTCATTTCGCACACGTCCTTCAACAACCAGACCGCCGCCGTGCCCGAATACTGGGGGCTTGAGGCAAGGGTCGCGGACAACACGGCCGACCACAAGATATACGCCAATGCCATTTACGGCGACAACGGCATAACCATTGATTCGGCGAGCGAGCGCTACGGCACCAAGGGCTCCACCCTTGTGTCGGGCGGCTACGTGTATGCGGGCGGCGTCACCTGGGAGCAGTTCGTCACGTCCCGGCTTTCCACCATGGTCACCGTCTCGGGCACGGGCAACACGTTCGACCGGCTCGAATACACGGCCTCCGACACGTTTTTCAAGAACACCTCCATCGAGCAGGAGCAGGAGTGCAAGGCCCAGGCGTCGCTTGACTTCGAGGGAAACAACCGGCTCACGGTAGGCGCGTTTGTCAAACGGGCCGACTTTACCGTCAACATGCACGACTGGCCCGACACGCTCAGGCAGTACGCGGGCGCCGCCGACACATTCAAACCCGAGCCCCTGGCCGGCCCGCCGGTGGTCTGGGAAAGGTATGTTGACGAACGCGACATCGGCTACAAATACGGCGCGTTCGCGTCCGGCATCTGGCGGCCCGCGCCGCGGCTGCGCGTGGTGCCCGGCCTGCGGTTCGATGCGTTCACCATCAACAAAAGTTACACCGTGTCGCCGCGGCTCAGCGCCTCATGGGCGATTCTGCCGCAGCTCGAGGCCACCACCGCCGCGGGCGTGCAGTATCAGGACCCGGACTACGCCGACCTTGCGGCATGTGCATTCAACAAGGCGCTCAAGCCCAAGCGGGCCGCCACCGGCATCGGCGGCCTGGAATACCAGTTCGGCGCGTCGGGCGTCAAATGCGCCGCCGAGGGGTTTTACAAACGGTACGACGATATGCCCGTCGATTCCTTCCTGCTTTCGTCCACGCCGCCGGTCCCGGACAAGTTCAATCATTCCCTCGCGCGCGTTTCGATAGGGAAGGGCCGCAGCTATGGCCTTGAACTGTTCGCCGAGAAAAAATTGACAAAAGAGTTTTCCTGGAGCGCGGCGTACTCGCTGTCGAAATCGGAGGACCTCGACCCGCGTCCCGGCCACGAGGGCCAGTGGTATCGCGGCGATTTCGATTACATCAATTCGCTCACGCTCACCGGCGGCTGGAAAAAGGAACTGCTGCACTACGTCTGGTACAAATCGCTGGCCGGGAAATTGTGGTTCAAGATCCTCTCGCCCGTGATGCCCGTCGCTGACCGGAATGAGGTTTCGGCAAGGTGGCGCTACCTCGGTCCGCGGCCGCACACCTCGCCTGAATACGACACGGTGTATCACCGCTGGTTCATCAACAGCGCCGCCGCGCTCAACAGCGACGTGTACGGCGAATACCACAAGCTCGACCTCCGGTGGGAGCGCAGGTTTGGCTTTGGTTTTCTGCAGATGATTTACTATTTTGATTTACAAAATGTGTACGACCGCAAAAACATCTGGACTAGGCTGTACACCGACGGCAGGAGCGGTCCCGCCAACGTGTACCAGCTTTCGTTTTTTCCCGCAGGAGGAATCATAATTGGTTTTTAG
- a CDS encoding AMP-binding protein produces MVFRPELSWEFLSADEIEARSVRAMRNHVRHAKEVSPHYQNALFDVFPDDIKTRDDIRKLPFTEKSDVVEDTNMFLGVTPEQIVETVVTSGSTGKPLVFSMTANDVDRLAFNEALSFYGTGVTPKDRAQILVSLDRLFIAGMAYYRGLSLLGVNTARIGVLPFDMQKYYIDLLKPTVVVGVPSFLLRLAKELAKLSFDTKGSSIEKLVCIGEAIRGQDMELNTVGRALEELYDAKVYSTYASTELSCAFCECTTQYGGHAHPELVYTEIVDETGKEAADGQVGELVATPLGVEAMPLLRYKTGDITFKVPGKCACGRNSLRVGPILARKSQMIKIKGTTVYPLAITNVLDSLDGIEDYIIVLEDDESGSDRVTIHAATMPSNLDKIGCQLRAQARVQLPVLISNITTIQHFRGKSAKKVRVVDSRKKKAR; encoded by the coding sequence TTGGTTTTTAGACCCGAACTCTCATGGGAATTTCTGTCGGCCGACGAGATCGAAGCGCGCTCGGTGCGCGCGATGCGCAACCACGTGCGCCACGCCAAGGAGGTGTCGCCGCATTACCAGAACGCGCTGTTCGATGTGTTCCCCGACGACATCAAGACAAGGGACGACATCCGAAAGCTGCCCTTCACCGAGAAATCGGACGTGGTCGAGGACACGAATATGTTCCTGGGCGTCACGCCCGAGCAGATCGTGGAGACCGTGGTCACCAGCGGCTCAACGGGAAAGCCGCTCGTGTTCTCCATGACCGCCAACGACGTCGACCGGCTCGCGTTCAACGAGGCTTTGTCGTTTTACGGCACCGGCGTGACGCCCAAGGACCGGGCGCAGATCCTCGTATCGCTCGACCGGCTCTTTATCGCGGGCATGGCCTATTACCGCGGCCTGTCGCTTTTGGGCGTGAACACGGCGCGCATCGGCGTGCTGCCGTTTGACATGCAGAAATATTACATCGATCTGCTCAAGCCCACAGTGGTAGTTGGCGTACCGTCGTTTCTGCTGCGGCTCGCCAAGGAGCTTGCCAAGCTGTCGTTTGACACAAAAGGCTCGTCCATCGAAAAGCTCGTCTGCATCGGCGAGGCAATCCGCGGACAGGACATGGAGCTCAACACCGTGGGCAGGGCGCTTGAAGAGCTGTACGACGCAAAGGTGTATTCCACCTATGCCTCCACCGAGCTCTCGTGCGCCTTTTGCGAATGCACCACGCAGTACGGCGGCCACGCGCATCCCGAGCTTGTGTACACCGAGATAGTTGACGAAACCGGAAAAGAGGCCGCCGACGGCCAGGTGGGCGAGCTTGTGGCCACGCCGCTCGGCGTGGAGGCCATGCCCCTTTTGCGGTATAAGACCGGCGACATCACGTTCAAGGTGCCGGGAAAATGCGCATGCGGTCGCAACTCCCTGCGCGTGGGCCCCATTCTCGCGCGTAAATCGCAGATGATCAAGATAAAAGGCACCACCGTGTATCCGCTCGCCATCACCAACGTCCTCGATTCCCTGGACGGCATCGAGGACTACATCATCGTGCTCGAGGACGACGAGAGCGGCTCCGACCGCGTCACCATCCACGCCGCCACCATGCCCTCCAACCTCGACAAGATCGGCTGCCAGCTTCGCGCCCAGGCGCGCGTGCAGCTGCCCGTGCTCATCTCCAACATCACGACCATCCAGCATTTTCGGGGGAAGAGCGCGAAGAAGGTAAGGGTTGTGGACAGCAGGAAGAAAAAAGCCAGATAA